A genomic stretch from Bos javanicus breed banteng chromosome 3, ARS-OSU_banteng_1.0, whole genome shotgun sequence includes:
- the LOC133239415 gene encoding large ribosomal subunit protein uL15-like, which yields MPSRLRKTRKLRGHVSHGHGRIGKHRKHPGGRGNAGGMHHHRINFDKYHPGYFGKVGMRHYHLKRNQSFCPTVNLDKLWTLVSEQTQVNAAKNKTGAAPVIDVVRSGYYKVLGKGKLPKQPVIVKAKFFSRRAEEKTKGVGGACVLVA from the coding sequence ATGCCATCCAGACTAAGGAAGACCCGGAAACTTAGGGGCCACGTGAGCCACGGCCACGGCCGCATCGGCAAACACCGGAAACACCCCGGAGGCCGAGGTAATGCTGGTGGCATGCATCATCACAGGATCAACTTCGACAAATATCACCCAGGATACTTTGGGAAAGTTGGTATGAGGCATTACCACTtaaagaggaaccagagtttcTGCCCGACTGTCAACCTTGACAAATTGTGGACCTTGGTTAGTGAGCAGACACAAGTAAATGCTGCCAAGAACAAGACAGGAGCTGCTCCTGTCATTGATGTGGTGCGATCAGGTTACTACAAAGTTCTGGGCAAAGGAAAGCTCCCAAAGCAGCCTGTCATCGTGAAGGCCAAATTCTTCAGCAGAAGAGCTGAGGAGAAGACTAAGGGTGTAGGTGGGGCTTGTGTCCTGGTGGCTTGA